The proteins below are encoded in one region of Metabacillus dongyingensis:
- a CDS encoding IclR family transcriptional regulator, producing the protein MPIIQSVDRALRILDLFDEHTTEIKITDISDRLGLHKSTVHSLLKTLQEHHYINQNMENGRYSLGMKLLERGSCVIHSLDIRPLAKKYLLDLSLITGQTTHLVILDGKEGVYVDKVEGPRSVIRYSRIGRRISLHSSAVGKALIAFKKQEEINKLLSGYVYSVQTENTINNEADFLLELEKVRYQGYSIDNQENEPGVRCIAVPIRNHLNDVIAAISISTLTSRVDDAELEEFVARLKQAASELSEQMGNGVPILQK; encoded by the coding sequence ATGCCAATTATACAATCAGTAGATCGTGCCCTTCGAATCCTTGACCTATTTGATGAGCATACAACGGAAATAAAGATAACAGACATAAGCGATCGTTTGGGTCTTCACAAGAGTACCGTGCATTCTTTGCTGAAAACGCTTCAAGAGCATCACTACATTAATCAGAATATGGAAAATGGCAGGTATAGCCTGGGAATGAAACTCCTTGAAAGAGGCAGTTGCGTGATCCATTCTTTGGACATTAGGCCTTTAGCCAAGAAGTATCTACTAGATTTGTCACTAATAACAGGGCAGACCACTCATCTGGTTATATTGGATGGCAAGGAAGGAGTGTATGTGGATAAAGTAGAAGGTCCCAGGTCTGTTATCCGCTATTCCCGTATCGGTAGGCGAATTTCTCTTCATTCGTCCGCAGTGGGAAAAGCCCTGATTGCCTTCAAGAAACAAGAGGAAATAAACAAGTTGTTAAGTGGTTATGTCTACAGCGTACAAACTGAAAACACCATCAATAATGAAGCTGACTTTTTGCTCGAACTTGAAAAGGTACGTTATCAAGGATATTCAATAGATAATCAGGAGAACGAACCAGGAGTTCGCTGTATTGCAGTGCCAATTCGAAATCATCTCAATGATGTTATTGCTGCTATTAGTATCTCTACACTTACATCCCGTGTAGATGATGCTGAGTTGGAGGAGTTTGTTGCCCGGCTTAAACAAGCAGCATCCGAATTGTCAGAACAGATGGGAAATGGGGTACCAATTCTGCAGAAATAG
- a CDS encoding UxaA family hydrolase codes for MNTRYKTVMMKPQDKVAVALENIPANSRIEVTCQNRSFSIDIKGNIEFGHKFAVVPISQGEDIFKYGEVIGRASKDIHTGEHVHVHNLEGKRGRGDQIAN; via the coding sequence ATGAATACTCGTTATAAAACCGTAATGATGAAACCACAGGATAAAGTAGCTGTTGCGTTAGAGAATATTCCAGCAAACAGCCGTATCGAAGTGACATGTCAAAATCGAAGTTTCTCTATTGATATCAAGGGAAATATTGAGTTTGGTCATAAGTTTGCGGTAGTACCTATCTCACAAGGTGAAGATATTTTCAAATATGGCGAGGTCATTGGCAGAGCATCTAAAGATATACATACAGGAGAGCATGTTCATGTCCATAATCTAGAAGGAAAACGAGGAAGAGGTGATCAAATTGCAAATTAA
- a CDS encoding fumarylacetoacetate hydrolase family protein, giving the protein MRIIRYLDENSVPILAALTVDFHVYPLPQRDFMELVRQAEEENTFPLRLVESVINSSEPIKQAVEELSLLVPVEAPEVWASGVTYEKSREARNFEASSGKLDSTTFYDKVYDAERPEIFFKSTAARTVGPNNEVYLRSDSNWQIPEPELGLVLNKKGEVLGYTIGNDMSCRDIEGENPLYLPQAKIWKNACSIGPAILLAETVTNPYQFEITCRIFRNNVKVVEEKANTSQLKRTFDELISYLIKDNQIFDGTVLLTGTSIVPPNEFTLLNGDKIEIEISDIGILKNSVVAPANVSVSIL; this is encoded by the coding sequence ATGCGTATTATTCGATATTTAGATGAAAATTCGGTCCCTATTCTAGCTGCTTTAACAGTTGATTTTCATGTTTATCCACTACCGCAAAGAGATTTTATGGAATTAGTCAGACAAGCTGAGGAAGAAAATACCTTTCCGCTTAGATTAGTTGAAAGCGTTATCAATAGCTCGGAGCCAATTAAACAAGCTGTTGAAGAATTATCATTACTCGTCCCTGTTGAAGCACCTGAAGTTTGGGCTTCCGGTGTAACGTATGAAAAAAGCAGAGAGGCAAGAAACTTTGAGGCTTCAAGTGGGAAATTGGATTCAACAACGTTCTATGACAAGGTCTATGATGCTGAACGACCAGAAATTTTCTTTAAATCCACTGCTGCCAGGACAGTTGGTCCAAATAATGAAGTCTATCTTCGCAGTGATTCCAACTGGCAAATTCCCGAACCAGAATTAGGACTAGTCCTTAATAAGAAGGGAGAAGTGTTAGGATACACCATTGGGAATGACATGAGCTGCCGGGATATTGAGGGAGAAAATCCCCTTTATCTTCCTCAGGCAAAAATATGGAAAAATGCATGTTCCATCGGTCCTGCCATTCTCCTGGCAGAAACGGTTACAAACCCTTATCAATTTGAAATAACATGCAGAATTTTCCGGAACAATGTGAAAGTTGTAGAAGAGAAAGCCAACACTAGCCAATTAAAGAGAACATTTGATGAGCTCATATCCTACCTTATTAAAGATAACCAGATTTTTGATGGTACTGTTTTATTGACAGGGACTAGTATCGTTCCGCCCAATGAATTCACATTACTAAACGGGGACAAAATTGAAATCGAAATTTCGGATATTGGTATTTTAAAGAACTCTGTTGTCGCACCAGCAAATGTATCTGTATCTATTTTGTAA
- a CDS encoding dihydrodipicolinate synthase family protein has protein sequence MKPKFHGIIPPVPTIFDSTGKIDCKGMELLIDYLIDSGVNGLFFLGTGGEFSQMSIEERKELAAFATDYVNGRLPVLIGTGSPNTREVISLSQHSKEIGADGVVIINPYYMTLTDENLYRHYGIIAETVDIPILLYNFPALTGQDLTPDMVLKLAKSYPNIVGIKDTIDSAGHIGEIILKVKSERPDFSVFAGYDDHLWNTLSLGGDGAIPASGNFAPELTVGMYHAFQSKEYQKGIELHQRLANLPLLYKLDSPFANVIKEAIHMRGIKISTYVLPSAKPLENDKKEELRKILTQASLLESEEKLLT, from the coding sequence ATGAAACCTAAATTTCACGGGATAATTCCCCCTGTACCTACTATTTTTGACAGTACGGGAAAAATTGATTGTAAAGGAATGGAACTGTTAATTGATTATTTGATAGATTCAGGAGTGAATGGTCTTTTTTTCCTTGGTACTGGTGGTGAGTTTAGTCAGATGTCGATTGAGGAGCGAAAAGAATTAGCTGCTTTTGCAACAGACTATGTAAATGGAAGATTGCCTGTTTTAATTGGTACAGGTAGTCCAAATACTCGTGAAGTCATTTCTTTAAGTCAGCACAGCAAAGAGATTGGTGCAGATGGTGTTGTGATCATTAATCCATATTATATGACATTAACGGATGAAAATCTTTACAGACACTATGGCATCATTGCCGAAACGGTTGATATTCCTATTCTTTTGTATAACTTTCCTGCTTTGACTGGACAAGACTTGACACCCGACATGGTTCTAAAATTAGCAAAATCCTATCCAAACATTGTGGGTATTAAGGATACAATCGATTCTGCTGGTCATATTGGTGAAATCATCCTGAAAGTGAAATCGGAACGTCCTGATTTTTCTGTGTTTGCCGGCTATGATGACCATTTATGGAACACACTCTCTTTAGGGGGTGATGGAGCTATCCCTGCAAGTGGTAACTTTGCTCCTGAACTAACAGTCGGTATGTATCATGCATTTCAATCTAAGGAATATCAAAAAGGAATAGAGCTTCATCAAAGATTAGCAAATCTTCCACTCCTATATAAACTAGATTCACCGTTTGCAAATGTCATTAAAGAAGCGATTCATATGCGTGGTATAAAGATATCTACTTATGTATTACCATCTGCTAAACCGTTAGAAAATGATAAAAAAGAAGAATTAAGAAAGATACTTACACAAGCTTCATTATTAGAATCAGAAGAGAAGTTGCTGACTTAA
- a CDS encoding fumarylacetoacetate hydrolase family protein: MITVTFYKDNQLRFGVKTDKGILDVEAAIAKFPELDDTPISVPELISKGEKGKQALARIVDRAYHEGDLFYSEDSLIFGPCVPEPQKIVCVGLNYKKHADECKMEYPTAPLLFSKFNNTLTGHGTDIPLPEKSSQVDYEAELAIVIGKQAKNVRQEEALSYVYGYCNANALSARDLQFKTPQWLLGKTCDGFCPIGPYLVSAEEVGNPNNLHIRSIVNGVVRQDSSTSDMIFFCDEIVSYISDHMTLYPGDLILTGTPEGVIAGYPEEKKVWLKDRDEVTIEVEKLGCLTNTLRKINKY, translated from the coding sequence ATGATTACTGTAACTTTTTATAAAGATAATCAGTTAAGGTTTGGTGTGAAAACGGATAAAGGAATTCTTGACGTAGAAGCTGCAATTGCAAAGTTTCCTGAATTAGACGATACCCCTATATCTGTTCCAGAGCTTATTTCTAAAGGTGAGAAAGGAAAGCAAGCGTTAGCAAGAATAGTTGATAGGGCTTATCATGAGGGGGATTTATTCTATTCGGAGGATTCATTGATATTTGGGCCATGTGTACCCGAACCGCAAAAAATAGTTTGTGTCGGGCTTAACTATAAAAAACATGCAGATGAATGTAAGATGGAGTATCCGACAGCACCCCTTTTGTTTAGCAAATTTAATAATACGCTTACCGGTCATGGAACAGATATTCCTTTACCAGAAAAATCATCTCAAGTTGATTATGAAGCCGAATTAGCCATTGTTATTGGTAAACAGGCGAAGAATGTTAGACAGGAAGAAGCGCTCTCTTATGTTTATGGTTACTGCAATGCTAATGCTTTGTCTGCTAGAGACTTGCAATTCAAAACCCCTCAATGGTTACTTGGGAAGACATGTGATGGATTTTGCCCTATAGGTCCATATCTTGTCAGTGCTGAGGAAGTAGGGAATCCGAACAATTTGCATATCCGCTCAATCGTAAACGGGGTAGTACGACAAGATTCCTCTACTTCAGATATGATTTTCTTTTGTGATGAAATTGTAAGTTATATTTCCGATCATATGACGCTTTACCCAGGGGATTTAATACTGACTGGAACTCCTGAAGGAGTTATTGCAGGTTATCCTGAGGAAAAGAAAGTTTGGTTAAAAGATCGTGACGAGGTAACGATTGAGGTTGAAAAGTTGGGGTGTTTGACAAATACATTAAGAAAAATAAATAAATATTAG
- the gucD gene encoding alpha-ketoglutaric semialdehyde dehydrogenase GucD encodes MAVETKVKTYLNFINGEWKSSSTNEVAASINPANKHDIVGYIQKSSKEDVDLAVAAANNAQIQWRKLSAPARGNYLFQMADILERNLDEIAETMTREMGKTLPEAKGETARGVAILRYYAGEGMRPVGDVIPSTDAEALMFTSRVPLGVVGVITPWNFPVAIPIWKMAPALVYGNTVVLKPAQETAVTAAKVIECIAEAGLPAGVINMVTGSGSVIGQGIVNHPNINGITFTGSDQVGKLVGQGALDRGAKYQLEMGGKNPVIVAADADLDLAVEATISGGLRSTGQKCTATSRVIVQSEIYDTFKEKLLAYVKGIKIGHGLNEETWMGPCASESQLSTVLSYIEKGKAEGATLIYGGDRCIENELENGFYIQPTIFENVTSDMIIAQEEIFGPVLVLIKAETIQQALKVANDVKFGLSASIFTKNIGNILTFINDMDAGLVRINAESAGVELQAPFGGMKQSSSGSREQGQAAIEFFTSIKTVFVKP; translated from the coding sequence ATGGCTGTTGAAACCAAAGTGAAAACTTATTTAAACTTTATCAATGGAGAATGGAAATCCTCCTCTACCAATGAAGTAGCAGCTAGTATTAATCCTGCAAATAAACATGATATTGTAGGATATATTCAAAAGTCATCCAAAGAAGATGTAGATTTGGCAGTTGCAGCAGCAAATAATGCCCAAATCCAATGGAGAAAACTATCTGCTCCTGCCAGGGGGAACTATCTTTTTCAAATGGCTGATATTTTGGAAAGAAATCTGGATGAAATCGCAGAAACAATGACAAGAGAAATGGGAAAAACGCTTCCTGAAGCCAAAGGAGAAACGGCTCGTGGGGTGGCTATCCTTCGATATTATGCGGGTGAAGGAATGCGCCCAGTAGGAGATGTCATTCCTTCTACTGATGCAGAAGCTCTTATGTTTACTAGTCGTGTGCCGCTAGGAGTAGTAGGTGTAATTACACCATGGAATTTCCCTGTGGCCATACCTATATGGAAAATGGCCCCAGCCCTTGTGTATGGTAACACGGTTGTTCTTAAACCTGCACAAGAAACAGCAGTTACTGCAGCAAAAGTGATTGAATGCATAGCCGAAGCTGGATTACCAGCTGGTGTTATAAATATGGTAACAGGGTCTGGATCTGTGATTGGCCAGGGGATTGTCAATCATCCTAATATTAATGGAATTACGTTTACCGGTTCAGACCAAGTAGGTAAGCTTGTAGGTCAAGGAGCTCTAGACCGCGGAGCAAAATATCAACTAGAGATGGGTGGAAAAAACCCTGTAATTGTTGCAGCCGATGCGGATCTTGATTTAGCTGTAGAAGCCACTATCAGCGGAGGACTTCGTTCGACAGGACAAAAATGTACAGCCACAAGCCGTGTAATTGTTCAAAGTGAAATTTACGATACGTTTAAGGAGAAATTACTTGCGTATGTAAAGGGAATTAAAATAGGTCATGGATTAAACGAGGAGACATGGATGGGGCCTTGTGCCAGTGAAAGTCAATTGAGTACGGTATTATCTTATATCGAAAAGGGAAAAGCAGAAGGTGCCACTTTGATTTATGGCGGCGACAGATGCATTGAAAATGAGCTTGAAAACGGATTCTATATACAGCCAACTATATTTGAAAATGTCACCTCAGATATGATAATTGCACAGGAGGAAATTTTCGGACCGGTCTTAGTATTAATAAAGGCAGAAACCATCCAACAAGCATTAAAGGTTGCAAATGATGTTAAGTTCGGATTAAGTGCCTCTATCTTCACCAAGAATATTGGCAATATTCTTACTTTTATTAATGATATGGATGCAGGTCTTGTTCGGATTAACGCAGAAAGTGCTGGAGTGGAACTTCAAGCTCCATTTGGTGGAATGAAGCAATCCAGCTCTGGCTCCCGTGAGCAGGGACAAGCAGCCATCGAGTTCTTCACCTCCATAAAAACAGTCTTCGTAAAGCCGTAA
- a CDS encoding UxaA family hydrolase, with the protein MQINNGTKFWGYRRFDGRVGVRNHVLILPTITCATQAAKQITELVHGTVSFIHQHGCAQVGVDYEQTFRTYVGMGTNPNVYGVVVLGLGCETHQARSVAGEIAKTGKPVEVVSIQDHGGTLMAIAQGAKIAAKMVQDASSQMRELSDFNELIIGTECGGSDACSGLSANPAVGVVSDMIVDCGGTSILAETTELIGAEHLLAKRAVDDKVAKRVYEVIGAMENRSIEMKIDIRTGNPSPGNVKGGLSSLEEKSLGAANKSGSRPLQEVIDYAQVPSKKGLVWMDTPGHDIEQLTGMVAGGAQVVLFTTGRGTPTGSPIAPVIKIATNTSIFEKMEENIDFNAGTIIEGKESIDNVGQRMFDEIGMVCSGKLTKAEILKQHDFGIWRIGPTF; encoded by the coding sequence TTGCAAATTAATAATGGAACGAAATTTTGGGGGTATAGACGTTTTGATGGCCGAGTTGGAGTAAGAAATCATGTATTAATCTTGCCTACCATCACGTGCGCAACACAGGCTGCAAAACAAATTACTGAGCTTGTTCATGGCACAGTTTCATTTATTCATCAGCATGGATGTGCTCAAGTCGGTGTTGATTATGAACAAACTTTCCGTACATATGTCGGAATGGGGACCAATCCCAATGTTTATGGAGTTGTCGTTTTAGGCCTTGGATGTGAAACCCATCAAGCAAGAAGTGTTGCGGGGGAAATTGCAAAGACTGGCAAGCCTGTTGAAGTGGTTTCTATTCAGGATCATGGCGGAACGCTTATGGCAATCGCTCAGGGAGCTAAAATTGCTGCAAAAATGGTTCAAGATGCTTCGTCCCAAATGAGGGAACTATCTGATTTCAACGAATTAATTATCGGTACTGAGTGCGGTGGATCTGATGCTTGTTCGGGTCTCTCTGCTAATCCAGCAGTAGGTGTCGTAAGTGATATGATTGTTGATTGCGGCGGCACTTCTATTCTAGCTGAAACAACAGAACTTATTGGTGCAGAGCATTTATTGGCAAAGAGAGCTGTGGACGATAAGGTGGCAAAACGAGTTTACGAAGTCATTGGAGCCATGGAAAATCGTTCGATTGAAATGAAGATTGATATTCGTACAGGCAATCCAAGTCCTGGAAACGTTAAAGGCGGACTCAGCTCACTGGAAGAAAAATCATTAGGTGCTGCGAATAAGTCTGGAAGCAGACCTCTACAAGAAGTAATTGATTATGCCCAAGTTCCATCCAAAAAAGGTCTGGTTTGGATGGATACACCAGGACATGATATTGAACAATTGACAGGGATGGTGGCAGGTGGCGCTCAAGTCGTGTTATTTACCACAGGAAGAGGAACCCCTACCGGTTCTCCGATTGCTCCGGTGATAAAAATTGCAACCAATACCTCAATATTTGAAAAAATGGAAGAAAATATCGATTTTAACGCGGGAACTATCATTGAAGGCAAAGAATCAATTGATAATGTTGGACAGCGTATGTTCGATGAAATTGGAATGGTCTGTTCAGGGAAATTGACCAAGGCGGAAATATTAAAACAGCATGATTTTGGAATTTGGCGCATTGGTCCAACCTTTTAA
- a CDS encoding 2-keto-3-deoxygluconate permease — protein MPIKRTVEKIPGGMMLVPLLLGALINTFFPDTAVFFGSFTEAIFKGALPLIAVNLFCLGTTMHFKAAPAIVKKGGALLFAKVGVAALVSIIAAKFIGDGMVLGGLSVLAIVAAMNDTNGGMYISLMNQFGKKEDVGATTIMSLESGPFLTMITLGIAGLSVFPWQYMLGAILPLVIGMVIGNLDHECRDLFGKAVPALIPFFAFGLGYGINLKNVYQAGLTGILLGLSVILITGTVCFIADRLTGGTGVAGIAASTTAGNAAAVPAVIAASNPEYAAVAPSATVMVAASVVVTAILVPILTAWWAKRVSTSQQIKENPHLRHDVV, from the coding sequence ATGCCAATTAAACGAACGGTTGAAAAAATCCCTGGAGGGATGATGCTTGTCCCCCTACTGCTAGGTGCATTAATTAATACATTCTTCCCTGATACTGCCGTCTTCTTCGGGTCCTTTACAGAAGCGATTTTTAAAGGAGCATTACCGCTTATTGCGGTTAACTTGTTTTGTTTAGGAACGACTATGCACTTTAAAGCAGCACCAGCAATTGTTAAAAAAGGTGGGGCCCTTCTTTTTGCAAAGGTCGGAGTTGCTGCACTTGTTTCAATTATTGCAGCTAAATTTATTGGGGATGGTATGGTATTAGGTGGATTATCCGTATTAGCGATAGTTGCCGCAATGAATGATACCAATGGCGGCATGTATATTTCTTTAATGAACCAGTTTGGTAAGAAAGAAGACGTTGGAGCAACAACTATCATGAGTTTAGAATCGGGTCCATTCTTAACTATGATAACTCTTGGAATAGCAGGACTATCTGTCTTCCCATGGCAATATATGTTAGGAGCAATACTCCCTCTTGTAATAGGCATGGTTATAGGCAACCTTGATCACGAATGTCGTGATCTATTTGGTAAAGCAGTTCCTGCTTTAATTCCGTTTTTCGCATTCGGACTAGGCTATGGAATCAACCTAAAAAACGTGTATCAGGCTGGTTTAACAGGAATATTACTAGGCTTATCAGTTATTTTAATTACAGGTACTGTATGCTTTATCGCTGATAGATTGACAGGTGGAACTGGTGTCGCTGGAATTGCAGCATCAACTACAGCTGGAAATGCAGCAGCGGTTCCTGCCGTGATAGCAGCGTCCAATCCCGAATATGCAGCTGTAGCCCCATCTGCCACAGTCATGGTAGCTGCAAGTGTTGTTGTAACAGCTATTTTGGTTCCTATATTAACAGCTTGGTGGGCAAAACGGGTAAGCACTTCACAACAAATAAAAGAGAATCCTCATTTAAGGCACGATGTCGTTTAA